ATAGGATCAAAGAGGACTGAGGGATATGAAGCTTTGTTAGCAAAAATAAACCCccttaataaataatacatattccataaataaatataaatagaaatacatataaataaatataagataaataaataaataccataataaaaacagcagactAAGATTTGTTTGGGACATTAACCTAAAGCAGCATGGCACCTATAGGTCAGCTCTGTGTCTCCTCGTCGTTGCTCTGGTCCAGACTCCTCAGGCAGCGGACTGTGTCCTGCCCAAAAGACTGGAGCTGCACCAGTGTCAGGTGTGTTGCCACCTGAACCTCATATTCCCCCGGTAGACGTAAAGCCATGGGCGTTGGTGAGGGCTGCACCGCAGTCTCTGCTTGGGCCATTTTCAGCATCTGCAAGGCACACAAACCAACATCACGACCGTGCCCACAAGTAAAGATCATTTTGTACTGACAGTGATTTAAAGTATTTAACTACCTTATTGATCTGAATGACGAGGTCTTTGAtgtcagccagcagctcaatcactttgtctttgtttgcCAGCCGAGGAGAGACAGAAATCAGTAAGGCCCGGTGCAGCTGAAGACCCTCGGACATGCGTTTCAAACCGGTCTCCTAACAGGACAGAATAAAAGCAAACTGGTCAAAtcgtctgtttttttttttaaccctaaTTCATCCACTGAATTACTCCCCAGGTAGATGCTTACCAAAGTGAAGTTTTCTGACACAACTCTGAGCACAGGAGCAGAGGGGATGCCAATGGTGGATGCCATTATCACCAGCTTCGAATTTTCTGGGGAATTGAGTTGTAGTGTCTGTGGTGGAGAGATAACAGAGTGGTTATTGAAAAAGACTGCAGGAAGCACACATTACCTTGATGTGTTTATAGGCCAATTTacttaatgaaaaaaaaaaagcagggaTGGCAGAAGTGCTCAGAtccttaagtaaaagtagtaaaacCCCAATGTAAAAGTCATGCAGTACAGATCAACTTTAGTATTAGATTAGATCTGATTAGAAAGCCACCACAACAATAACACAGACCGTACATTCACTGTTAACAAATATATAACACCATAAAAAGCCATTTCAGACATAATTAAAAGCTGAAGCAGGCTTCATCTAAATCCataaacatccaaaaaacactgacacatccTGAGTCACTCACTGAATCAGCTTCTGAGTCAGTTTAAAATACTGTGTAATGGATGGCCTTTAATATCCAGAGCCATTTTAAGTTCAGGCCTACgaggaaaatgtacttaaagtatctcATTTCATAAGATCATTACGGCCTTTGTGTGTACTGTCTGACCTATAAAGTAAGTATACATGTTTACCATGTAACAGTACACGTTTTAAGttgcataaaatataaaatactccAGTACAAGTATCCCAAACTTGAATTTAAGTACAGTGACTAGTGCCAGTGAGTAAAAAAATAGATCTGGAAATAGATCCTCAGACTTTAGAGAGTGATGCTGGTCCATTTTAGCAGGTTTCATTACTGATTTAATGCATAATGAATACTGCAGGTCCTGTAACTACTCACTAACAATAATCCATCACATTATTTACAGCTCAAGATAAGCTATATTTTATTGTCCATAAGGGGAAATTTAGCTTGGGTGAAATGTGCCACACACAGCTGCAATCAACTTAACTCAGTATGTAgccaacaacaaagacacagtTATAAATCATATACAACAAAGACctaaaaatgaatttaataatataaaaaaaaattaaattaaaattgtatttaataatcaaaaaattaagaaaatatagCACGTGCCTTGTGAGATAAAATATATAGATTAATAAGCActgtaaaaacaagaaaataaacagtGTGGGGTGTAAATAGTTACATGTAGGCTTAATTAAATAACTAAATTAATGGAATTATAATCAGTTACAGCTGCTGAGTCACAATCACATGTAGTCTTTACTGTAAAAGGTTTATATGTAgaataaaacattcattctgCTGCTTGGCATCTTCTTGCCTTCTTTTGGCAAAGACTATTTCCAGATATTATTTAGCTTTATAGCCcagttttaaacatgttttagaaaagtaatcaaatgtaatcaGTTACATTACTTATTAACCTTCATTTTTAACAGCTGAACCAGGCATTTGTCGCCTATTACACTTTAAAGTAACCTCAACACTGCCCATACATAGAGCAGTGATTACAGCACAGCCATAGACATTAATGCATGACACAGCCTGTAAGACCAGTAGCGGGGGCACAGTGCTCCTTGATCATGCACAGGCCCATTTACGGTCTCAGAGACAGACCTGCACTGATTCACCACCCGCAGCGTTAAAGCTCCGCCGAAGCCATATTAAACCAAAGCGAAGCCAGGCGAAAGCAGCTCGTTATCTACCGTGTCTCTCACCTCTGTGTGAATGCAGGATTTGTGCGTGTCGTTAATGGATTGCAAGATCTTCTCTATCAAGCTGCGGCTCCTCTGCACCAGCTCCTGAAACTGCGGAGCCTCAACAAGTGCGCTCGTCTCCGGCAGAGGTGCGCTGCGGGCGAAGGTGGCCATGTAGGAGTGGAAGGCGATAACTGCAACAAGAGAAGAAAATCACAGCCGTCACCGTCGAGGCATCAAAAACAATCCTCTTTTGTACACCCAgcgcaaagtgtgtgtgtgagtgagtgtgaggaCAACAGGCAGAACAAAGCCTGTCTCTCtcctcagcagctcctctgtgctgcagcaCTGGGCATGTCTCCCCTCAGGCTCAATAGCTGCATGAGTTGGGAATAGTCACTGTAATGTGAAACCCATGCCAAAAGTGACTACAGCAATTAAACACAGCCAATATGACGAGTTAAAGTGatatgaaagtaaaataaaatacactttcTGCTCTAAAACAGGTCCATATGCTGTAAAATCAACTTTGAAATAATACCAGTGAATCCACACACTACTAGTCCAATGCTTCCTCCAGAGTCTGAGCTGTGTCTGGGGGTGatcagcagaggaagagaaagcaGCATGTTTCAAACATTACCTCACCACTACTCACCAATCAGGATGTTCATGGCCTCTGTTGAGGAATGTCTTAAGTATTGACCTCAAGTGAACACTATCCATGATTTATAGCACACTTAAGGTCTTATATATAGTATGGCCCTGTGGAGGGATTTCCcgtttttgttcattttgaagAAGTCTCACGATGACTGACAAGCTTCCACGAATTTCACATGTAAATTCACAAAgccttgttattttttttattatttttttttctaagcctGCCTGGATCCAAATTGCAGTAATTGATAATGATTATACATTGAATTTAAACATAATGTGGATTTTCTGTTTTACTTGACAATTTGTGACTTaaaattttattaattttattttttttatagtatTTTTCACACAAAATccaccttaaaatgactcaataTAAAAGTAgtaaaagaaatatgaaaaattaacattaatacaaatgaaatgtttaagtgttttaatgaaatacaaaaaagaaaactgtgaaAGTAGTTGAGGATGACTCTATCTATTTGCTATTATGCAATTACAATTTCAGCAGAAACCTCCAAAGTAACACAATTCAAGAGTTTTATTCCGGGAACTGGAATTCCTTCATTAGTGGTTTTTACACTGATGTAACACAGCTTTTAGTTCATGTATGAGTCTGGCACAAAACTGTCTCCAAATCATACATAACGGAGGTCTAGAGGAAACAGGCATTTCCTCTCACAGCATAAGAGGGAAATGGAAATTGAAAGTGCTTAAAAGTACAATCGTTTCTTAAATCTTGGTCTTTTGAGAGGATATTTTCCTTTACATGACTTGTGATGTCTGTGGTCATCCTGTGTGTTTACTGGCCATCGTGACTCGTCTCCAGTGGAACCCTGTGGCTTTCATCTTGACATTAATAGGCTGGAAAGTTTGTCCTTACTGTACGTGTGCACTCAGATGGAGGctacacacacagctggattTCCTGTGCTGTAAACAATAGCCCACCTCCAACAAaacctcaaacaaacaaacaaaaaaaaatagtattaTGACATTCAGATGGATTTTTAGATTGTGGTGCCTGTGGCAGCAGTTAGAGAGGTGTGAGTTTTGTCTTTTCTGAAGCGTTCTAGATCTACACAGGTGCCCACTGGTTCAGTGATTGTGGGTTCACCATAATTTATGTACAGTTACAGTATACTGGACCATGATAAGAGAAAACAAGGTTTGATAGATACAATAGTGCCATCTGGTGGAATTATGTGTCCCACAAAAGTGTGGTTGCACCCTGCAGAAAGTGTTTTGCTAgcattttattcacaaatttctcaaagtcgctaaagtgatatttgatatttatttcgaacatgtaaaaaaagacatgaacataCAAGCAATTGTCAGTGAATAGTCACTTTGGTTTACATATTtgaaaaggagagggaggaagtataaatacattaaatactACCCTTTCTCCATGGGTCATGGagtaaaatgaaacagacagcttCCTTATATAGATAAACCTAAACCTTAAACGTTTCTAAATATAATATTGTTATTACCTTTTGACTTTGTCACCCAAAAATAACcaatgtatatgtgtataattCTAATTACCAAATATCTATCTAACAAAAACCTATCATAGTATATAACATAAATCACCAATTATCCCTGACTCACAAGTATAAACCAGTCTAAATGTGTCATATATATACTACCAATTGTCTTTGCCTtaccaaaaaaattaaatagatATTATTGTTACTTATATAACTTCATCAACATGTCCTGctatcattttatatttaaataagtGAATATATGAATTATAGATAGTATGAATATACATAATTCTGCCAGTATATACAGATGTGTACACCCACATACCCATGGTGTAGCCCACtttccagaataaaatgttataaatttctgcaaacctgagctatgttacatttgtacatttatgacatagttcagattattcatcaggaggaggaggaggttgtggACAGCATGACACCTTGGTGAGACAGCTGCCAAACAAGCGGTAACCTCTGGGGCCAACAtataagtgccaaaaactgcagttctctgaatggccacttgaggctggctccagaaatcAGTCAATCCCCAAAGACACCAATGTTAAAATACTCAACTGTACAGcagaattaaacatgtttacagcctggtacaaaaaaagtcTCTCAAGCTAATTTCTGTaccaggggtgaatttttatacaactcaccTGTTGCACATAATTAAGCAcaggccgctttgagtgacatgCTGTCTGCCAGGTATTGTCCTTGGCCTCTCAGTCAAATCCATCCCTGGCTCCTCGATGCTGCCAACCTGTCGACCAAATATggttacttctggctccaaaaaaacaagatggcgacggccaaaatgctgaacacAGTTCTTCGCAATGGGAgtcaacaaaccaatgggtgacgtcatagtagctacgtccattatttttacagtctatacTGCCAAGTAGCAGACAGCATAAGGACTGGTAACCGGGAGAAATAGCCATGGATATATATAAAgcgaactggatacagcgttgcaCCATTaattcctatgaaagctgttcagtggcacatgaagcctaAAAAGCTCTTTTTATGGTGTATGAAAATATCCAGATCTTGGACATTGTGTGGCCCTCagagcaagtgcactagagATTTTCAGTGGCTAAAGAGCTACTTCCAATTcagcgctctgctaacttgaattaCGGTATAATGATTGAATCGTGCAGCCCCtatagacttttgaaatgttatcagactgaatacattcaatcctgatagtgaaacgtAGCATTTCGCAGGGGCTGTGATGCTCAAAAG
The Epinephelus moara isolate mb chromosome 13, YSFRI_EMoa_1.0, whole genome shotgun sequence genome window above contains:
- the csf3a gene encoding colony stimulating factor 3 (granulocyte) a isoform X2 → MNILIVIAFHSYMATFARSAPLPETSALVEAPQFQELVQRSRSLIEKILQSINDTHKSCIHTETLQLNSPENSKLVIMASTIGIPSAPVLRVVSENFTLETGLKRMSEGLQLHRALLISVSPRLANKDKVIELLADIKDLVIQINKMLKMAQAETAVQPSPTPMALRLPGEYEVQVATHLTLVQLQSFGQDTVRCLRSLDQSNDEETQS
- the csf3a gene encoding colony stimulating factor 3 (granulocyte) a isoform X1, whose product is MLLSLPLLITPRHSSDSGGSIGLVVCGFTVIAFHSYMATFARSAPLPETSALVEAPQFQELVQRSRSLIEKILQSINDTHKSCIHTETLQLNSPENSKLVIMASTIGIPSAPVLRVVSENFTLETGLKRMSEGLQLHRALLISVSPRLANKDKVIELLADIKDLVIQINKMLKMAQAETAVQPSPTPMALRLPGEYEVQVATHLTLVQLQSFGQDTVRCLRSLDQSNDEETQS
- the csf3a gene encoding colony stimulating factor 3 (granulocyte) a isoform X3, whose product is MATFARSAPLPETSALVEAPQFQELVQRSRSLIEKILQSINDTHKSCIHTETLQLNSPENSKLVIMASTIGIPSAPVLRVVSENFTLETGLKRMSEGLQLHRALLISVSPRLANKDKVIELLADIKDLVIQINKMLKMAQAETAVQPSPTPMALRLPGEYEVQVATHLTLVQLQSFGQDTVRCLRSLDQSNDEETQS